The DNA window CGGCACCACGCCTGGCACTTCCTGCCCGTTGCCATACAGGCCAGCCTCTACATCGTACTGTCGCTCAATAGCTACGAGTTTCGAGACTGGTTCTGGCAAACGATTCATTACCCCGTTACGTACCGGATCGAGTTCGACGGTACATGGTTGTCTTTGCTGATTTACGTGGGTTTGTCGCTGCGGCTGTTGCAGTGGTATCGGCGGTATGTGCAGGAGAATTTTTCTGAAACCAGTCAGCTTACACTACGCTGGTTGCAGGTGCTGCTGATCGGACTGGTACTGATCTGCGGGCAGTGGACGTATGAGATGGTGCTGCGCGACCGGTTCAATAGCTACTACGTCAACGACTATTCGTACTGGATGCTGGGCGTAGTATTGGTGGCTATGGGCATCGTTGGTCTTCAGCAGCGTACCATGGAGCAGGTGCAGTTTCACGCCGAAGCAACACCAGCCCCGCCATTTACCGAAAAGGCAGCCGACAAGGTCAACCCCGAATATTTAGAGCGCATTCGCCGGGCTATGAACATAGACAGACTGTACCTCAACCCTACCCTGACCCTGATCGAACTGGCGCAACACGTAAAGCTGAATCCAAAAGTGGTGTCGCAGGTCATTAACACCGGCATGCAGCAGTCGTTCAACGACTTCGTCAATGCCCACCGGGTAAGCGAAGTAAAGCAGCGACTCCACTCCGACGACCTCAACCGCTTTACGCTGCTGGGGATTGCGCTGGAGTCGGGCTTCAATTCAAAGACAACCTTCAACCGGATTTTCAAGGAGCATACTGGTCTGTCGCCAAGTGCCTTCGCCATGGCCCGCAGCTAGTCCCAAATCATCCGTTGGGACGTCTCAGGCCGAAAATGGGGCGCACAGGGCTGTTTCTACGCTCACCTTTGCATCGTTCATTCACCAAAACGCCGAACGACGATGCACACGACCCGCTTTCTTTTCGCCTGTTTGCTTACCGTATTCGCGGTGGCTGCGCTGCCAGCACAGGCCCAGACCGGTTGGACCGATAAAAGCCGGATCATGCCTGACAAGCTGCGGGGCTTGCCCGTTGGCCTGACCCTCTGGCACACCAACAACCCCTGCATACCGGAGAAAACAGACAGTCTCTACGTCTGGAAACACAGCACCATGGTACGGGCCGACGTTGGCGATCTGGAGTTTGTAGAAGCGGGCAGTTATATCTGGTACGACGCGTCGGGCTGGCACCCGAATCTGCGGGAAAATGCGCAAGACTTCGCCGACAATTTTGGCTGTATCGACGGCAAACTTCCCCAAAACAAAGTCTTCACGTTTGTAAAAAACTGGCGTTTCGGCAAACAGCTCTACGGGGGCGACGCCCTCTGGTATATCATCGCCCGCGACAAAACGGGCAAGCTCTACAAGGGCTACGGCATCATCGAAACCGAAGCGAAAACAAACTAACACCGCCAACCGGCTGCCAGCGACGAAGCAGCCAATTACTTACAAACTCAAAAAACAAAGCCATGAAAACGATAGCCTGCCTCAGCCTTTTCCTAATCAGTACACTCTCCGCCGTGGCCCAGCGCTACGTGGCCGACAGCCAGCAAAGCAAACTAAGCTGGACGGGACACAGTGAAATCGGCAGTTACGCGCCCAGCGGTACGGTTCAGCTTCGGCAGGGACTTATTCAGGTGCGAAACGGTCAGATCAGTCAGGCACGGATCGACATCGATATGCGGACGATTCAGCACGAAAATGGGCAGATGCAGACTCACCTGCGCGGTGAAGACTTTTTCGACACGGCCAAATTCCCGACGGCCACCTTCACCGTTCAGCAGATCAGCGGTGGGCAGGCAAGCGGTCTGTTGACGATCAAGGGCGTTACCAAACCGATTTCGTTTCCCGTCATGGTTACGCTCTCCGGCGACATGATTCACCTGAAAGGGCAGGCCAGTATCGACCGAACGCTCTTTGGCGTCAACTATAATTCGACTAGTTTCTTCGCCGGGCTGGGCGACCACGCCATCCGCAACACTTTCGAGCTAACATTCGACCTGCTGGCCCGTCGAGGCAATGCAGTAGCCGACCGATAGGGCAACAGGCAATTGTTGGTGAGCCGTATAAAATCAAAAGCCCTCCCTGGCTGGGATGGGCTTTTGATTCATCCGCATCGCAGATTAATACCGCTCGTTGCCTTCGTCTTCTTCCTCGGCCAGTTCGGTGATCTCTTCATCGAGTTCATCGTCCGATAAGTCTTCATCGAGCAGGTCTTCGGGCAGCTCATCACCGTCGGCACCGTTCGATACTTCATCGGTGGCGTGCTGCGCCGTTATGTTGTCGGTGTAAAGCAGCGTGTCCGACGCTTCTTCGTCGCCGGGGTTCATGTTGTCAGGCTCGTTATTCACACCGAGCCCGGTATAGGCCACGCCGTTGTCTTCGTCCTCGTTCTGATGATTGGTTTGCATAACGTTTCGTGTTTGTCTGGATAGTTAACCACCCATCCGGCAAAGAGTTTTCGACTACGAACGCCTGCATCGGCCAACAGACAGAGCAGCCGGAACAAGCTTAAATCCGTGCGTGACACTCTGCGTAAACGGTTAATTATTCCCGCAAATCGAACAACTTTTATTCGATTTGCGGGAATAATTCGCTGACTGCCCCTACTTCCAGACCACCACTTTCTCTACCAGCGTGGCTTTGCCGGAAGCGGTCAGGCGGAGCAGATAGGTGCCTTCGGACAAGCTGCCCAAATCAAGCATCTGCTCGGTATTACCTTTGACGGACTGCCCGGCCAACACAACCTGCCCGGATAGCGATAGCAGTTCGACCTGTCCGTCGTGGGGGGCGCGGATGGTCAGGTAGCGGTCGGTGGGATTGGGGAACGCCCAGGGGCCAGTGGTTTCGGTCGGCAAGCCGGTGATGACTACTTTCTGCGACGTATTTTTCAGGTAGCGCAAACCGCCCCCACCCGTTCCCAGCAGTAAGTCAGGCAGGGCGTCGCCGTCGAGGTCGGCGGTGGCAGCGGCCAGTTTCAGACCGGGCGAGCCCAGCGCGGGCAGGCTGTCGAGCAGGGTCAGCGGACCGGTGAGCGCGTCGGGAAACTGGTAGAGTTTCACTTTGCCATCGCCCGACGCGGTGATGAATTCGTTCTTCTGATCGCCGTTCAGATCAGCCAGCGCCAGCGACGATGCACCCGTGTAGAACGTCGTTGGCAGGTTGCCGAAGTTCTGGCTCTGCAACTGGAATACGGGAACTGTGGCCGTACCCGTATTGCGGAAGTAGTGGATCAACCCATTGTTTTTCCCCAGCAGCACGTCGGCTTTTCCATCGCGGTCGAGGTCGGCAACCAGCAGGCGTTCGCCCAACTGCATCAGGTCGGGGTTGGGCCAGCGGACGGCGGTGGGCAGGCTGTACTGCACCGGGGCACCTTTGGCCGCTGCGTTGACAAACAGCCGTATTTCCAGACTACTAGCCCCCGTACCCGTCACGATCAGATCCATACTACCATTGCCATCGACGTCGGCGAAGGTCGGCATCGTGTTGACCAGCGTCAGCGACTGCGCCAGACTCAGGTAATCAGTCGTGATGAGCGCGAAAGCCGGATTTTGCCCGGTGCCTTTGTTTTCAAACTGCCAGATACCCGCCCGGTAGCCCTTCGTCGTTTGCGCCCCCGCGTAGCCAACCAGCAGATCCATGTCGCCGTCGCCGTCGAGGTCGGCCAGGGCGGGCACGGCATTTTCGCCCAGATCGACCATCTCACTTTGCAGAAAGTCTTTCTGCTTCAGCTGAAAATCGGGCTTCGCGTTCGTCCCGGCGTTTTTGTAATACCAGGCCGACGCCCGAAAATCATACAGGTCGTTGTCGTTCTGATCGACGAAAGGCGACGCCAGCAAATCGCGCACGCCGTCGCCGTCGACATCTTCTGAGTACACCCCGGCAAAGGCCGGGAACAGTACCGGGTTCTTCGCCGGAAATAAGGTATCGAAGCGGGTAAAACGGGCCGCGCTGTCGTTGGTCGCGACGTTGATTAGCCGGGCGACACCGGGACAACTGACCGCGCCGAACAGCAGGTCTTTTTTACCGTCGCCATCGGTATCCATCACCGCCAGGGTGTTGCCGCTGTGCATAGGCCGGGCCGCGCCGGTGGCGGGTTTCAGCGGAACAGACTTGCCCGACTGCGTACCGTCGCAGTCGATGCCAAAGACAAAATCGTTGCAGAATTCTTTCAGAAAATGGCCCCAGTAGAAGCAGTCGGGCCGTTTGAAGTCAAGCCCGTCTTTCTTCCCCGTCCGTTCGACGCTCATGTTCTGCTGATAGGCAATCAGATTACCAGTCGGGTCGAAGGTCAGAATATCGATGTCGCCATCGTCGTCGTAGTCCAGAATGGCGGGCAGGTCGGCGGGGGATACATACAGAATCTGCCGACCGGCAAACCCCTGCGTCATCAGTTCGCTGACGGCTACACTGAACGCGACCTTTCCAGTCTGCGAGTCGTTGTGGTATACCCGCACGTTGCCGTCGATCAGGGAGAACAGATCTTTCCGGCCATCACCGTCATAGTCAACGGCAATTACCCAGCCCGACAGCGCGGGCAGTATCGTTTCGTATGCCGGTGCGTATTGCCAGGCAATACCACTTCCGGTCGGGTTGTCGATAGCGACGAACGTACTTACCTTTCGGCTTGTCCGGTCGTAGACGAGCAGGTCGTCGCGGTTGTCGTCATTCAGGCGCAGGGTGGCAAACTGCATGGCGTTCAATCCACCCACCCAGGGGTTCAGCAAGGCCCGCCCATCGACGCTGACGGCAGGCTGCTGACTATATTGAAACCCAAACGGTGCCGACGCCGACTGCCCGTAGCCAACCCACGGAATCAGTGCCAACCAGAGCGTACACAGCTTTTTCATTTACTTTTGGGTTTCTTTTGCAATACGTTCGGGTGCCGATAGCCAACGTTGAACTCGGTCGCCAATACCCCCCACTCCCCTGAGGGGGGAGCATTCCACGGGTGAACCACTCCCCCTTCAGGCCGGGCCGACGCTTCGGGGTTGGGGAGTCGGCCGCTGCGGGGTAAAACGGTTACACCGAACGTGCCGCAAAGAAAACGAACAATACTCCCGTTTACGTCTACCCGACATGGTATCAACCCCTGCCCTGTACGATAAATTTCTGGAATGCACCGGCGTCTCGACCGATACCCGCCGGATTACACCCGATTCGCTGTTCGTAGCCCTCAAAGGCGCGTCGTTCGATGGTAATCAGTTCGCCGAAAAAGCGTTGTCCGACGGGGCTAAGTACGCCATTGTCGACGACCCCGCCGTGGCCGACCGAAACCCGCGCTGCCTGCTGGTGGAAGATGGGCTGCTGGCCTTGCAGGATCTGGCCCGGTACCACCGCCAAACGCTGACGATTCCGGTCGTTGGCCTGTCGGGGTCGAACGGGAAGACGACAACCAAAGAGCTGATCGCAGCCGTGCTGTCGACCCGGTTCCGCACCTATGCGACGGTTGGCAACCTCAACAACCACATCGGCGTACCGCTGACGCTGCTGGCTATCCGCACCGATGGCGACGCATCGGCCTACGAGATGGCGGTGGTGGAGATGGGTGCCAACCATCAGCGCGAGATTGCGTTGCTCTGTAGCATTGCCCAGCCCACCCACGGCCTGCTGACCAACGTTGGCAAGGCGCACCTGGAAGGGTTTGGGGGCATCGCCGGTGTTCGCAAGGGCAAAGGCGAATTGTACGACTATCTGATGCAGACGGGCGGGACGGTCTTTATCAACTCCCGCGACAAGGTGCTGATGGCGATGTACCGCGAACGGCTGAAAACCGACAAATCGGATGAAACGTTTGCTCAGGTCATTTTCTACCCCGCCGACGAGCCAGCCAGTCAGCCCATCGAACTGCTGTCGGAATCGCCCGTTACCTACCGCGACAGCACCGGCGAGACGGTAACGCACCTGCCGGGGCAGTACAACTTCGACAACATGCTGGCGGCTATGGCCGTGGGATACCAGTTCGGCGTGACGGTCGAGGAAGCCAACCGAGCTATCGCGGGGTATAACCCAACCAACAACCGCTCGCAGGTGGTGCAGAAGGGCAGCAACACCGTGCTACTCGACGCTTACAACGCTAACCCCAGCTCGATGGCGGCCGCGATCCGGCAGTTTGCCGCGACGCCCGCCCAGCGTAAGGTGGTGATTCTGGGCGATATGTACGAGCTGGGCGATGAAAGCGCAGCCGAACACGAAGCCCTCGGCAAACTGATCGCAGAGGGCAAGTTTGATCTCGTCATACTGGCGGGTAAAGACATGAAGTACGCGCTGAATGCCCTACCAACGGCGTACTATTTCCCCGATAAATTCTCGCTCCACAACTGGGTGATGGACCACCCCCAGACTGATACGCATTTCCTCATCAAAGGCTCGCGCGGGATGGGGCTGGAAAGCGTTGTGCCGTTTATCTGACCGATACGTTACCATTAGAATGTCCCCGACAGCTTCCAGCCGCTTCGGCGGTCCGATGTTGGAGCCGCTTCAGCGGCTAATCGGGTAGCTGCACTTAGCCTACGGCTACGACATCGGACCGCCGAAGCGGCAGGATGCTGTCGGGGACATTCCAGACAACTCGAATCTTACCAAAAATAGGTCAGGCTCAGGCGGGCGAAGAAGGGCGTACCAGGTGTGAAGTGAATCTCACTAACCGGAGTCGCTTCACCTTTTAATCGACTCTCGGTATCGAACTGGGTTTCTTTCCAGCGGGTGTTGAGCAGGTTCTGCACCGTCAGGCCGAGCGTGTAGTTTTTCCGGTTGTAGTTGGCCTGTAAATCCGTCACGAAGTAGCCTCTCGCTACCACCGTATTGTCGTCGTTGGCGGGTCGGTCGGCCATGTAACGATAGCGCAGCGAGCCACTAAACCCGCCCCCGCCTTGCAGCGACAGCCCGCCCGTCGAGGTAAGGACGGGAGCCAGCGGCAGGTAGTTTTGGCCTTTCTCAGCATCCAGCGACCGGGGGTTGGCCGTGTTCAGGTCAAGATCGGCGAAGAGGTTGGGGCCAGCCGACCGGTTGGTGATCTGGTACCGCGCCGACAAATCCAGCCCCATCCTCCGCGACCGACCGCTCGGTTCGACCACGCCCTCGTCGCCCACGTACACAAACTCCTGTTGCAGATACAGGTACCACGCAGCGGCATTGACCAGCAAACGCGGAAACGGCTTGGCAATAACGCCCAGATCGGAACCGTAGCCACCCGGTAAGATTTGCCGTCCGTTCTGCGCCGTCACGACCCGCGCATCGTTGGAGTGAAAGCCCTTACCCGTGTTCAGGTACAGTTGCAGCGTCGGGTTGACGGTGAAATACAAATTCAGCTTGGGTGACACGATGGCCTGCGTCACGTGCTTTGTCGTGGGGTCCGGGGTCGCGCTCGACTTTACCAGCAAATCCTCGTACTGCGACCGGAACTGATCGACCCGCAATCCGGCGTTGACCGTGAACCGACTCGACAGCTGCACGACTTCGTCGGCGTACAGGGCCGCATTGATTTCGTTGACGTTGCCGTACTGAAGCCGTTCCAGTGTGATCGTCCGGTCTTTGGTGTGCGACAGTTCGGTCGGTCCGTCGCCACGGCCCGGCGTTATGTCCTGCCGGTACTGCGCGCCCAGCGTAGTAGTCCAGCTGGTGCGGCCGAGGGTGGTTTGCGTGGTGTAGCTGCCGTTGTAACCAAACAGGTTGCGGCCTTCTTTTTGGCGAATCTGATCGCCGTTGATGGTGTCGTTCAGGAAGAAGGTGAAGTTGGAATACAGCTCAAAATTGTAGCTGCTGTAGAAAAACTGATTCTTGATGATGTGATTTTTCGGCGTAACGGTCGTCAGTTGGGCATTCAGGTTGGTGCGGCTGGTTTCGCCCCCCTCGGTGGGGTCGACGGACCCAAACCAGTCGACCAATCCCGATTCAACGGCCCGGTCGGGAATCTGCCCGGAGTGGTTCCACTTACTCCAGAACGTCGACGCTGTCAGGGTCAGGGTGGTGTTGTCGCCGATGTGCCGGTGGTATTTGCCCAGCACGTTGACTCGTTTGAAACGCTGCGGATTATCGAAGTACGAATCGCTGTACGAATACTCACCGCCCACATAGGCCGACTGACTTTTCTGCCGGGCGGCATCCCCCAGCAGGTTAATCCCGGCGACGGCCCGGTAGGTGTTGAACTGCCCGGCTTCGAGTTTGACAAACGAGCGGTCGAGCGTGGTGCGGGTACGCATGTTGGCCCAGCCCGCCGTGGCCAGATTCCCCTGATCGGTGGTGTATGGTCCTTTCTTGAAATCGACGCCATCGACCAGTTCGGGAATGACGAAGTGCAGATCGGCGTAGCCCTGCCCGTGGGCGTGCGACACCATGTTGACGGGCATCCCGTCGACGCTCAGGCGAATGTCGGTGCCGTGGTCGAGGTCGAAGCCGCGCAGGAAAATCTGTTCGGCCTTGCCGCCCCCCGCATGCTGCCCGATAAACAGCCCCGGCACCAGCCGCAGAATTTCCTGCGAGTTTACAATGGGCCGCAGCTTGATGTCGATTCCGCTGATGAGCTGCTGATCGGCGGGCCGGAGTGCCGAGACCGTCACGGCGCTCAGGTTGACCGGTGCCGCGATCAGGCTGGTCTGGATATGGGCGGTCTGATCGTCGCCCACGGCCGTTTTCTGCGCGGTAGTGGCGTAACCGATGTGCGAAAACTCAATTTTATACAGCTTGGGGGCCAGTCGGTCGAAGCGGTAACGGCCCAGTTCGTCGGTCAGGGTCATCTTCCCGGTGCCGATCAGATTGACCGAAACGCTCCGTAGCGGCAGGCGGGTCTGTGCGTCGATGACAACGCCGGTCAGTGTGCCGAGGTGTGCGAATGCCAGTTGTACTGTCAGTAAAATCAGGAAAAGAGAAGCCGTTAGTTGTTTAAAATGCATACTCAGTCTGTTGATGATTACCACTGTTTGCGCAGGCTCACGAAGCCGCCAATGGTGCTGGGTAAAAGCTGCCCCTGATCGGCAGCCAGCGAAGCCGTCAGCTGCGTACCGGCCATTCGGGGCAGGTGCCATTGCGCGCTTACCAGTGCCGAGAACTGGTCGAGTGAGGGTAAATACGGTTCGGAGAAGGTGCCATAATTCCGGCTGTACGACAATCGCACGGTCCAGTCGACACCACTGCCAAGCTGCCCCGCTGCGCCCACGTAGCCCATCTGCACCCGATTGTTCGGAAAAAACTGACTAGTCCGGGCCGTTGGTACGACTTCGTTTTGTGGCATGATAAAGGGTGTACCGATGGTGCGGCCCATGTACGACCAGCCCTGAATGTACTGTCCGTGATCGAAATAATTGTCGGCTCCCTGATACTTCGCATTGTAATCGAACGTCGATCCGCTCTGATTCGTCGTCGTCAGGTATTCAACCACGATCCGGTTCAGCCAGCCCGGTCGGCTCCCCGCATTCCGGTGCCAGCTCAGCCCCGTCAGCCCATCGGGCGCGTTGATCCAGAGCAAACCCGACAGGTCTTCGTAAATATGCTGATGGTAAAGCAGCCAGGTACCGGTCGCTGTTTTCATCTCGACGCCCAAATCCATGCTGCCCAGGCCGTTACCAAACCAGTAAGCCCCATCGAAACTGGTATAATCGGCTGTTTCCCAGCTATCGGGCCGCGTACCCAGCACCACCGCCGGGTAATAGTTGAACTGCGAGGGCAGTTTGCCGTTCACAGCCGCCGTCGAGCCGATCAGATAATCAGCCTGCCCGGCCCACTGCACTTCGTGGTTGATGCCCAGGTAGCCTTTGAACCGGCTGGCGGGTTTACCCAGTCGCAGATAAACGTACTTCTGATGCAGATACGCTCCGTGAATGTAGGCCCCCGTAAACCAGCCGTGGACGAAACCCGCGTTGATGGCCACGAAGCGTTTCGTGAAGCCCAGCGGCACGTAGCCCCGCGTAGCCAGCTGCACCTTCGGAATCGGAATGGCGTTGCCCGACCCGTTGATAAAGCCCGACGACAGCGTTGAATCGCCCAGACCGGTCAGTTGCCGCCACCGCCCAACGGCCAGTTCGATCGACCGCCAGCGCCCTTTCGCGTACAGTTCGGGCAGCAGTACCCGGCTTTCGGTGGCGGCATTGCCCACCACCTGCGCCCCCACCGTCCAGTCGAACCGGCGTGGGCGACTGGTTTTGGTGGTATCGGTTGGGGTGTAGGATCGCCGGAAACCGGCCCGTAGCGTACCGGCGGGGGTTGTCAGGGGTACCGTCCCCCACTGATTGGCCCGTAGCCAGAACGGCATGACGCCCCCGATGCGGCCCAGCCACCCACCTCGGCTTCTCCGTGCCAGCCCGCTTTCTCCGTCGACTGCGCCAGCACGGCCCGGCCCGTCAGCCCGACCAGTAGCAACAGCGGCCAACTGCTTATCGCGAAACGTCGAATGGTAGCATGTATCTTCATCGGCTTCCTGATTTCGTAGCTAAGTTAGGAAGCCGATGGTTGTTTAGAGCGACGCAGCCGCCAGGTTATATAAAGGGCCAGTCCGGCCAGCCCAACCAGCGCATAGGGCGCATACCCAACGACCAGCTCGACACCCTGCGTCAGCCCGTTCGGCTGACCGGTGACGCGCTCCACGATCCAGGCCATTGCCGCCACACCCGCCAGCACCGCTCCCCCAACTCGCACGTACGCATATACCGGCGTGCGGCTCAGCAGCATCAGCCACGGGATAATCAGGGCAATTACGAGCAGCTGCATCATTTCGATACCGAGGTTGAAACCCAGAATACTCAGCGCCATTGGCCCCGCATCGAGGTTCAGGTTGGCCAGCGTACCGGCAAAAGCCAGCCCGTGAATCAGGCCGAACCCAGCCGCTACCCATGTTTCGCGACCGGGAAACAACGGACGAACGGCGTGCATGGCCGACACCAGAATCGATACGGCAATCAGAATTTCGACCGGCTGGCCAGGCAACCGCACCCACCCGAGCGAACCCAGCAGCAGCGTCAGCGAGTGGCCCACGGTAAAGGCCGTCACGATGAGCAGCAGCCGCCGTAGGCTGTAGCGCGACCCGCCAAAATTGCCCCATCCAAAACGTCCGGTCCGTCGTCGCGAGCCTGATTGTCCTGTCACCAGCAGCGGGGCGGGCAGGAGCAGCACCAGCAGGAACAGCAGATGGTCGGTACCTTCGGCGATATGCTGCGTACCGAGTCGTACCATCGAGACAAAGCCCATCCAGCTACTACCGGACGCCAGGTTGACAGGTAGGGGTAGCACCCGGTCGTTGACGATGTCAAGGCTGATTTCGCCTACCTGCACGGGGGCGGCTTCCGCCAGTTGCCCGCGTTCCCAGTCCTGCCGCACCGACACCAGAATCTTGTGGGTTCTGACCTGATGCAGCACTGCGTCGTAGTAGAAAGTGAACTGCCGGACATCGGCCTCGCCCGGCGTGGACTCGCCCGGCGAGTCCACGCCGGGCGGGATCATCTGCACCTGCGCGGTCAGTTCCCGATACACCCCGACGATGGGATTCTGCGTTTCGTGCGCGACCAGTTCCCCCACCGAAACGGTCCAGAACCGGCCATCGGGGCTTTGCGGGCGGATGTGGCTTCTGAGGTAATCGCGCAGTTGTGGCCCCAGCCGCGCCACCAGCCCCGCCGATGAATCGTTGACGGCGTGCCCCCAGGCCAATTGCAGTTCGACCAGGGGAATCTGGAGTTCGGCGTCAATACGGTCGGCGTGTACATTGAGTAGCACCCCCGAATTCGGCATGGGATGCGCCAGCGCCATCCGCGAACCACCCGCCAGCAGGAAGAGCAGGAACAAGACTGCCAACCGGCTGACTGCCCCAAAACACCCCACCCTACATCCCTCCCCATTGGGAAGGGACTTGACTTGTCGAATTTTTAAGTCCCTCCCTAACGAGGAGGGATGTAAGGTTGGGTAGTTCAACCAGCTTTCCATGTTCCGACTATCAGTTACCGCCGTAATCGCCCGACCGGTCGCGCCAGACCGAGTGTGAGTGGGGGGTGTTTCTGATGATGACTCCACCCTGATACGAAAACTCGATCCAGACACTTGGGCCATCGATACGCACGTAGTCGCCCGACGCCGTCATGCTGGTGTTACCCGAATAAGCGACGTAAGTGCTGGCCAACTCGTTGGTGTATTTGGTCAGGATGGTAGCGGCCGTGCTGGTGTTCATGTCATTGACATACAGCTTGATAGCTGCCAGTACCAGTGCCTGCTTGTCGCTGCTCAGCTCGCTGACCTGAATACCCGACTTGGTCGACGGA is part of the Spirosoma rhododendri genome and encodes:
- a CDS encoding HupE/UreJ family protein; the protein is MFLLFLLAGGSRMALAHPMPNSGVLLNVHADRIDAELQIPLVELQLAWGHAVNDSSAGLVARLGPQLRDYLRSHIRPQSPDGRFWTVSVGELVAHETQNPIVGVYRELTAQVQMIPPGVDSPGESTPGEADVRQFTFYYDAVLHQVRTHKILVSVRQDWERGQLAEAAPVQVGEISLDIVNDRVLPLPVNLASGSSWMGFVSMVRLGTQHIAEGTDHLLFLLVLLLPAPLLVTGQSGSRRRTGRFGWGNFGGSRYSLRRLLLIVTAFTVGHSLTLLLGSLGWVRLPGQPVEILIAVSILVSAMHAVRPLFPGRETWVAAGFGLIHGLAFAGTLANLNLDAGPMALSILGFNLGIEMMQLLVIALIIPWLMLLSRTPVYAYVRVGGAVLAGVAAMAWIVERVTGQPNGLTQGVELVVGYAPYALVGLAGLALYITWRLRRSKQPSAS